One Oceanispirochaeta sp. genomic window, CATAGAAACCGGACCGGAGGCATCCAGAAATTTGTATAGACCCAGATACAGCAAGGGTGGAATCAGGAATAAAGCCGGCATTGCAACTCATCCTCCAGGGTGGATGATGATGTGATTTCAGAGATTATCGCCCCCCTTTGCTCCAGTCTGATAATGAGTGACCTGATGCTAAGGAGATCTTCTTCATCCATCCCGATTGTGACCGGGATTAAATGATCGATGGACCCCAAAGAGGAAAACTCATCAAGAAGTTCCAGATCTGATAATCCGGACACGACATAGAGACCTCCTGTTGAAGGTATCTCTCTCAATTCTTCCAGATCCGGGACATCAAACTCAAGGAGTAATGTTGACTGATAGAGTATCCTGAAATCCTGCTCGGTGGACACCATCTGGTTTTCCCAACCCGGATAGCCATGAATGATCAGCTTCTGTCCGGTATGAACAGCCGAAAACACCAGGCAAAGAAAGACTTCAAGAACCGTATCATCACACAAAGCAATTCGTCCTGAAGATCTTCTGTCAAGGAAAAGATGAATCTCATCACCCCCCCGGGTGGTATAGGTTTTTATAAAAGGAAGACCCCATTGTACGAACCGTGACCAGCTGATATTGCTGAGCCCCTCCCCCGCTCTGTATTCCCGCAGCCCCTGAAACATATAGGCTTCTCCCTGACTTCCTGTAAGCGCCTTACTGCTTCCTCCATTGGAGGGGTGTTTTCTGAGTTCCTCGGGAATATCAATCAAACGGGGGTATACATAAAATGACTGGCTCCAGATGGGAAGATCAACTGAGAGAACAGCCGTTAATCCTCTCAAAGAGAGTCTGGACAATCCCAGAGTATAAACACCCCTGAT contains:
- a CDS encoding DUF58 domain-containing protein; this encodes MKLPRYIHKEGFLFFLIGSVLFYLTSVYFGGVYIRLARFWFALYVLDFILLIINSQTLRYSLDFDRDHISKGDHIKYSIKIQKGTPFPVPWIRIEQARIHSRQGDETPPQFFSLLSDEIWEYKQDVHAEIRGVYTLGLSRLSLRGLTAVLSVDLPIWSQSFYVYPRLIDIPEELRKHPSNGGSSKALTGSQGEAYMFQGLREYRAGEGLSNISWSRFVQWGLPFIKTYTTRGGDEIHLFLDRRSSGRIALCDDTVLEVFLCLVFSAVHTGQKLIIHGYPGWENQMVSTEQDFRILYQSTLLLEFDVPDLEELREIPSTGGLYVVSGLSDLELLDEFSSLGSIDHLIPVTIGMDEEDLLSIRSLIIRLEQRGAIISEITSSSTLEDELQCRLYS